ACTCGTGAGCCACTCGACAGCGTGACAGGGTCgccccagggccctgctgggactgaggggcaggGACGGGTCCccaggcgggggcagcgcgggctGGAGCCGGGCAGAGCGCGGGGAGCAGACGGGGACAGGAAGGGACCCGCCCCAGGTTCTCCATTCTCCAGGCTGggcgaggggctgggggagacggACGGAAACTCCTGCCGGCCGGGGGATCCAACGCCCAGGATCTAACGCAGGagccctgcagggagaggggagagaaatcaGCCCCTGGCCGTGGGGCTAGCGGGACGGACGGGGGATTTTCTCTGCCAGGCCCAGGGCGCCCCCAGTGACTCTGCCCGGCAGCCGCAGGGCTGGGCGATGCTCGGCAGGACCCAGGACCCTCTGCCCCCGGGAGCAGCTCGGGGATCGGTCTGAACGGGGACCGAGGGAGCCGCAGACTCCTCCTCCGCGGTACCAACGCCCTATTGCCCAGCTGcccaggggctgggccgggcgggtGTCAGGGGCCGAGGGGCAGAAGCAGCCGCCTCATGGGCGCCCCAGGCAGCCTGTGGTCAGTGTGGGGGGAGGCGGGTTTAACGGGGGAGGGTGACTGAAATTACCTGCAGGTTGGGGAACGGGGCGCCctgaaaaacaaagagaaacatggtcagagccctgggcagggagagCCGGTTCCCGGGGATCagagctccagcccctgccccacgtCATGGAACGTCCCTCACTAGGAACCCAGCCCCCTCCGGCCCCCAGACCTGGGGTTACCCCCTGTCatggagtattggggaactcagggccctgcacccccggcttcctgcgattcaccatgactctcagccagccagtaaagcagaaggtttatttggatgacaggaatacagtccaagacaggtcttgcaggcacagacaacagggcccccctcagttaggtccagcttggggtcccagggcatcccagcccacccccctttggggggtcagagccatctctgcctcccagccatctctccagcccgcttccagcactctgccttcagcgacccctcccacagcctttgttcagtttcccgggccaaggtgtcacctggcctccaaccccttcctgggttctcatgttacacgctcaggtattcgccttcgggcagactcccatccaccaatgcagactatcccagccacactcccctgtcagcattcacagaccacagtaagaacagtcccagttcgtcacacacacaccccccccgttATTACTGTAAATCCCTGACCCAGAGTCCctgccccgggggaggggagggaaacgcTCTGAgccccggggcaggggcagctccagctccctgcactgcgAGGGGTCGGGGTCTGTCCCACCCCGGGGGCTCGCCCGGGGGAGGCGAGAGTGGGAgctcccagcctggccccagGACCCCACACTGAGATCTCCCCATggcccctgctctgtccctgcccTAGGAGTGGGgagggtctgacccagccccggccccaggagACTAGAAGCCGGGAGGCCCCTGCCAGACTCTGGGCAgcccctgctggggggaggggggagcctccAGCCAGGCCCagatccccctgagcccccccagccccacatccccccagagaccccctggtgccccgcccccgcccggaGCCATTCACCTTTCTTATTCTTCAGGTAGATGAGGAGTCCGGGCACCAGGAAGATCAGCCCCAGCACGAAGCCCCCGACCCCCGTCAGCATCTTGCTCCTGGCGGAGTCAGACTGCGCCTCTGAAACAGGGACATGGGACCGGCCGGGTCAGCGCCAGGGGCCTCCGGGCCGGGCTCCCGTCCGCACCAGTGACCAGCGCCGGCCGGGTCAGAGCCAGGGGCCTCCGGGCCGGGCTCCCGTCCGCACCAGTGACCAGCGCCGGCCGGGTCAGAGCCAGGGGCCTCCGGGCCAGGCTCCCGTCTGCCCAGTGACCGGCGCCGgctgggacagagccaggggcCTCCGGGCCGGGCTCCCGTCTGCACCAGTGACCAGTGCCGGCCGGGTCAGCGCCAGGGGCCTCCGGGCCAGGCTCCCGTCTGCCCAGTGACCGGCGCCGGCCGGGTCAGAGCCAGGGGCCAGGTCCTGCAGGATCAGCTGTGGGACAATCTGCCCCACATCAGGGCTCCTCCTGGTCTGTGAGCATCAGAGATCGGCTCAGGCCCTGCAGCGCGAGGTCTGAGATCCCTGCCCGTTGTCAGCATGAACTGGTTtagccagggccatccctaggggatGAGGGGCCTGGGGCGGAAGTGACGGATTCGTCTCTTCCAGGACCAACCGCGCCGGCCAATCGCACCGGCCAGCGGGGCCCAGAGAGGTTGTCCTGATTCaccctacccaagggatggctctgagtCTAACCCTGGATAGAGACACAGAAATAGCCAGTCTCTGTGTGAATCTTGCTCTGTTCTTGGGCTCAGTGAcaccctgtggcagtgagttccacaggctaattacaCAGTGTGTGGAAAACGTCCTTCCTTTTACCCGGTGTGAATTTGCCCCTTTCCATCACACTGAGTGTCCCCTTGTCCTTGTGctgtgagacagggagaacagacgCTCCGATCTCCCTTCTCCAGACCAGTCATCATCATGGAGActtttctcctctccccgcccGGTCACTGCCCCACTCCGGTtgtatctacactgcattgtGGAGCCCGTGGACGTGAGCTCCCAGCCCACGTTGATAGATTTGGGTTATCAGGGCTCATGTGAGTGCTCTGACCCAGGTCCATCCCCCGAGGGCTGCCCCTGCGggctcaggggctgccccacacccagagGCTCTTACCCCAGTGCACGGCGAGGGGGTCCCGCAGGCTGATGTGCTCCACCTGGCAGGTGTAGACGTCCCCGCGCCGGGGGCTCATCTCCAGCATCACCAGGATCTGGAAGGTCCAGTCTCCGTTCTGGAGCAGCTCCGTGGACACCACCCCGGCCGTCTGCTCCTGCCCGTTCTTCAGCCACTTGATCTCGATCCCCCCGGGGTAAAACCCCGTCACCGAGCAAAccagcaggtgggggtggggctgggatcccgATTTCGTGGGGAAAACTGTCACCTCGGGCTtaactggggggagagagagtggggctgggaaaggggctggagacagaggatgCTCAGGAAGAAGAGGTGCTCCCCTGACCCAgggacagcccccagccccccatctacACCCCAGGGTGGttgtctcctgccccccattgcgCTGGGCAGGCTCCGGCAGAAATGGCCTGAGGGGAGTCGTGTCCCGTCACCCCCatggggacagagccagggacTGTCTGACGCTGGGCCCAGGGAGACGGGgtctcagccagggccggctctggcttttttgatgccccaggcaaaaaagcctcccgccgcccccgccccccgagcgcggcaggggagggtggcgagcccagtcgcggccctgctctcaggccggagcgccccgctgcccccctgcaggtgccgccccaagcacatgcttggtgggctggtgcctggagccggccctggtctcagcccaggggctgcccccaccccccaggcaggggcaccccgaggggggaggggcagggttgggggaggggaaagttctGCCCCAATGCTTGGCCCCCCCCAGCACAGGAAGGGgggtaggagctgcagcagctgcctgccccGGGGGGTGTgagtggggggcgctgggggctgAACCCCTCAGAGGGGCGGGGgccgggagcggggggagggtcagTGAGACATACCCTGGGCCTAGGGACTGAGCCAGGCCTGGGGCTCTGCGCCCTGCCGACAGGGGGCGCCGCTCCCAGAGCCtggttccctcctgcccctgtggtctgagccctggccccgcccctctccctgccgcccccccccccccgcgctcacCTCTCCGGTCGATGGTGAAGGGTTTGGCCACCCCGTAGTTGTGCCGGCAGAGCCGGTCTACCTCACCCCGCTGCTGCGCCAGGATCTCGGGCCGGCTGTTCCAGTACTCGGCGTCGGGCCGCCCCAGCTCCGTGTCCGCCACATACACC
The window above is part of the Chrysemys picta bellii isolate R12L10 chromosome 12, ASM1138683v2, whole genome shotgun sequence genome. Proteins encoded here:
- the LOC101935077 gene encoding H-2 class II histocompatibility antigen, E-S beta chain-like, translating into MGAGRILGAGSGWAGAVLVTLAVLRTHPAHCTEPPGRFVYQANADCLFTNGTERVRFLQRYIYNRQQDVHFDSDLGVYVADTELGRPDAEYWNSRPEILAQQRGEVDRLCRHNYGVAKPFTIDRRVKPEVTVFPTKSGSQPHPHLLVCSVTGFYPGGIEIKWLKNGQEQTAGVVSTELLQNGDWTFQILVMLEMSPRRGDVYTCQVEHISLRDPLAVHWEAQSDSARSKMLTGVGGFVLGLIFLVPGLLIYLKNKKGRPVPQPAGLLR